A single region of the Elusimicrobium sp. An273 genome encodes:
- a CDS encoding MFS transporter has protein sequence MLRKFIDWFKPLPDAAEKITDPQEITKQYKRWRLRLFISAYIGYAMYYVTRQNLNPIAHVFKAETGITNDQFGLMVSISLIAYGIGKFVSGMLADKSNIRVFLAFGLMASSVINLFFGYLTSFFLLVLFWTLNQAFQSMGFPPISRIFAYWFSPKERASKWTLWASAHTVGISIAAIIAAAILKLMDVTPLIHWQYVFVLSGILGLITSFYILRSVTDTPASVGLPPVEEYTGCQQLVTKEANEGESYWTLLRKYVLTNKYIWILSVAFLCVYFVRYVTLSWAAIFLDTRELSKASIPLIFTLNPLVGALGGITAGILTSKVFGGRCTPSNVIYFVLLAISAYGFYLFAGPDHLFLTGFFIAALGFFVDGPQNLINVQISLLTTKESVAAACGFCGLFGYVGGFLAGSGASFILEHWGWAGVFNACIVSCVIGVLLVMTAWKKENRDISAAAK, from the coding sequence ATGCTACGGAAGTTTATTGATTGGTTTAAACCGCTGCCCGATGCCGCGGAAAAAATTACCGATCCTCAAGAAATTACAAAGCAGTATAAGCGCTGGAGACTTCGCTTATTTATCAGTGCCTATATCGGTTACGCCATGTACTACGTAACCCGCCAAAACTTGAACCCGATTGCCCACGTATTTAAAGCGGAAACGGGTATTACCAACGACCAATTCGGTTTGATGGTATCCATTTCGCTGATTGCGTACGGCATTGGCAAATTCGTAAGCGGTATGTTGGCTGACAAAAGCAACATCCGCGTTTTTTTGGCTTTTGGTTTGATGGCCTCTTCCGTCATTAACCTGTTCTTTGGTTATTTGACTTCTTTCTTCCTGTTGGTTCTGTTCTGGACGTTAAACCAGGCCTTCCAGTCTATGGGATTTCCTCCGATTTCGCGTATTTTCGCGTATTGGTTCTCTCCTAAAGAAAGAGCGAGCAAATGGACTTTGTGGGCTTCCGCCCATACGGTGGGTATTTCCATTGCGGCTATTATCGCTGCGGCCATTCTGAAACTGATGGATGTAACGCCTCTTATTCACTGGCAGTATGTGTTTGTGCTGTCCGGTATTTTGGGGTTGATTACTTCTTTCTACATTCTGCGCAGCGTAACCGATACGCCGGCGAGCGTCGGCTTGCCGCCTGTGGAAGAATACACCGGCTGCCAGCAGTTGGTAACCAAAGAAGCCAACGAAGGCGAAAGCTATTGGACGCTCCTTCGCAAATATGTACTTACGAACAAATACATCTGGATTTTGTCCGTAGCGTTCCTGTGCGTGTATTTCGTACGTTATGTAACGTTGTCGTGGGCGGCTATCTTCTTGGATACCCGCGAACTTTCCAAAGCCAGCATTCCGCTGATCTTCACGCTGAACCCCTTGGTGGGTGCTTTGGGTGGTATTACGGCCGGTATCTTGACGTCTAAGGTATTCGGCGGCCGCTGCACGCCTTCCAACGTGATTTACTTTGTGTTGTTGGCTATTTCCGCTTACGGGTTCTACCTGTTTGCGGGCCCGGATCATCTGTTCCTGACGGGTTTCTTCATCGCCGCGCTCGGTTTCTTCGTGGACGGCCCGCAGAACCTGATCAACGTGCAGATTTCCTTGCTGACCACCAAAGAATCCGTGGCCGCAGCGTGCGGTTTCTGCGGATTGTTCGGCTACGTGGGCGGCTTCTTAGCCGGCAGCGGTGCTTCCTTCATTTTGGAACACTGGGGCTGGGCGGGTGTGTTTAACGCCTGCATCGTTTCCTGCGTCATCGGCGTGTTGTTGGTCATGACGGCTTGGAAAAAAGAAAACCGCGATATTAGCGCAGCCGCTAAATAA